A window from Vicinamibacteria bacterium encodes these proteins:
- a CDS encoding M20/M25/M40 family metallo-hydrolase, whose protein sequence is MRSLDVSLSFLLAGLVFACASPPDSGPAETATGAESTRPSLGIRPAGDEEVQPDPSRVPEDLKRVFQHIDENIDQHVVNLQRWIQQPSVSNSGEGIPESAQMVKGFFEQLGCQESRVYDIPMTEWGQPGNPVVYARCDYGAPRTLLIYWMYDTMPITQPDAWMSPPFEARLMEYGPFKKVLIGRGATNSKGPQMVQWNAFMSVKEVTGTLPVNLIFVAEGDEERMSIGLRQFVRDHPELFEDAEAMYRFGSQARSGGGELSGGSEGCVYIELTTSGEKWGRGPVASNIHGAFKRSVDSPAWRHIKMIGTIVADDGNRVLVPGFYDGIEPLSQSEEDMLRERAEKVDMKVAAENIGVARFIADDPFEYLKMARYGISFNLDGIWGGNMYPAGAGAILPNKITSKHNMRYVPNQDGLDLVRKVRAHLDAQGYEDVELTVIGDVPWSKMWYDTDVALALMTTYDIFEISYGARASEPSILGPYWPAYLFVNDETTGISMPIVGGAAGHGGGAHAANEFWVIEGAGKVYGMAGAEKSVATFLYAFAGKLSEEPKGGTTGSGDE, encoded by the coding sequence ATGCGTTCGCTCGACGTTTCCCTTTCTTTTCTTCTCGCAGGGCTCGTGTTTGCCTGCGCTTCACCCCCCGATTCCGGACCGGCCGAAACCGCGACCGGTGCAGAGAGCACCCGACCCTCCCTTGGCATTCGTCCGGCCGGCGACGAGGAGGTCCAGCCCGATCCGTCTCGCGTTCCCGAGGATCTGAAACGGGTCTTCCAGCACATCGACGAGAACATCGACCAGCACGTCGTCAATCTCCAGCGGTGGATCCAGCAGCCGAGCGTCTCGAACTCGGGCGAGGGGATTCCCGAATCGGCGCAGATGGTCAAGGGCTTCTTCGAGCAGCTGGGCTGTCAGGAGTCCCGGGTGTACGACATCCCGATGACCGAGTGGGGACAGCCGGGGAATCCCGTGGTCTACGCCCGCTGCGACTACGGAGCGCCGCGCACGCTCCTCATCTACTGGATGTACGACACGATGCCCATTACCCAACCGGACGCTTGGATGTCGCCTCCTTTCGAGGCCCGACTCATGGAATACGGCCCGTTCAAGAAAGTCCTCATCGGTCGGGGCGCCACCAACTCCAAGGGCCCCCAGATGGTTCAGTGGAACGCGTTCATGTCGGTCAAGGAAGTTACCGGGACGCTTCCCGTCAATCTCATCTTCGTGGCCGAGGGCGACGAGGAACGAATGTCCATCGGCCTCCGGCAGTTCGTTCGGGATCACCCCGAACTATTCGAAGACGCGGAGGCGATGTATCGCTTCGGGAGCCAGGCACGAAGCGGCGGCGGCGAGCTGTCAGGGGGCTCGGAGGGGTGCGTCTACATCGAGCTCACCACGAGCGGTGAAAAGTGGGGAAGGGGGCCCGTCGCCTCGAACATCCACGGGGCTTTCAAACGCTCGGTTGACAGTCCCGCCTGGCGGCACATCAAGATGATCGGGACGATCGTCGCCGACGACGGAAACCGCGTTCTCGTGCCCGGCTTCTACGACGGCATCGAGCCGTTGAGTCAATCGGAAGAGGACATGCTTCGCGAGCGTGCGGAGAAGGTCGACATGAAGGTCGCGGCGGAGAACATCGGTGTCGCCCGCTTCATCGCCGACGATCCCTTCGAGTATCTGAAGATGGCCCGCTATGGCATCTCTTTCAACCTCGACGGCATCTGGGGAGGAAACATGTATCCCGCAGGGGCGGGCGCGATTCTTCCTAACAAGATCACCTCGAAGCACAATATGCGCTACGTGCCGAACCAGGACGGGCTGGATTTGGTCCGCAAGGTTCGAGCGCACCTGGACGCCCAGGGCTACGAGGACGTGGAGCTGACCGTCATCGGCGACGTTCCCTGGTCCAAGATGTGGTACGACACCGACGTCGCCCTCGCGCTGATGACGACCTACGACATCTTCGAGATCTCCTACGGCGCCAGGGCTTCGGAGCCTTCGATCCTCGGTCCGTACTGGCCCGCCTATCTCTTCGTGAACGACGAGACGACTGGCATCAGCATGCCGATCGTCGGTGGAGCCGCGGGCCACGGGGGCGGCGCGCACGCGGCGAACGAGTTCTGGGTCATCGAAGGTGCGGGCAAAGTCTACGGTATGGCGGGCGCGGAGAAGTCGGTCGCGACCTTCCTCTATGCCTTTGCTGGAAAACTCTCGGAGGAGCCGAAGGGGGGAACGACCGGAAGCGGCGACGAATAA
- a CDS encoding ABC transporter ATP-binding protein: protein MTLISVRDLEKTYSMGEVGVAALRGITLDIDPGEFVTVVGPSGSGKSTFMHILGCLDRPTSGSYLLEGRDVSELSSDELAWVRNQKIGFVFQSFNLLPRTSAVDNVELPLLYGAEKLSRAVRREKSLAAIEAVGLGDRAHHHPSQLSGGQQQRVAIARALMNAPAILLADEPTGNLDSNTSVEIMELFQRLSRERGLTVVLITHERVIAEYGTRTIEFADGLVVADSSVATVQ from the coding sequence TTGACTCTTATATCCGTTCGCGATCTCGAGAAGACCTACTCGATGGGCGAGGTGGGGGTCGCTGCCCTCCGGGGTATCACGCTCGACATCGACCCCGGTGAGTTCGTCACCGTCGTCGGTCCTTCGGGTTCGGGGAAGTCCACCTTCATGCACATCCTCGGTTGCCTCGACCGGCCGACAAGTGGCAGCTATTTGCTCGAGGGGCGCGACGTCTCCGAGCTCTCTTCGGACGAGCTCGCGTGGGTGCGAAACCAGAAGATCGGCTTCGTGTTCCAGAGCTTCAACCTGCTTCCCCGAACCTCGGCGGTCGATAACGTCGAGTTGCCGCTGCTCTATGGTGCGGAGAAGCTGTCCCGTGCCGTAAGACGGGAAAAATCCCTCGCCGCCATCGAGGCGGTCGGGCTCGGCGATCGCGCTCATCACCACCCGAGTCAGCTCTCGGGAGGCCAGCAGCAGCGTGTGGCGATCGCGCGGGCTCTGATGAACGCCCCGGCGATTCTTCTCGCCGACGAGCCCACGGGGAACCTCGACAGCAACACGAGCGTCGAGATCATGGAATTGTTTCAAAGGCTTTCTCGGGAGCGCGGATTGACCGTGGTTCTCATCACCCACGAGCGCGTCATCGCGGAGTACGGCACGAGAACCATCGAGTTCGCCGACGGGCTGGTGGTCGCCGACTCGAGCGTGGCGACGGTACAATGA
- a CDS encoding ABC transporter permease, whose amino-acid sequence MGTTLAIALQALGKYRLRAALALLGVAIGVSAVVTTIALGQGAQAAIRDQIRAAGLNVIVVKAGNYRTKTDDGGGVVAPHASLLPRWLSLFPVALAHFENDPMEKHDHPTAAERLGDAEAGLGAAATLTREDAEAIAAIEGVQHVASGVHENARVHYGDRRWFTRLHGTDVDLPKIRRAHNLTSGRFFAESELRKAELVMVLGSVVRDKLFGEGVDPVGETITLWNQPFEIVGVTSSSNWMSVGSPGDDNFDAVYVPFTTIHRLLNVSNLNTITVTAESSGEVSRIASEITELLRLRHTIEDTMPDDFTVSTLASEVLAKGLHPSVSRVVVGNLPNLENATLEQLSVTLERSSRTMTALLAAIAAVSLVVGGIGITNVMLLSVTERTREIGLRLSVGARASQIREQFAAEAILLGLAGGVAGLALGAVACQVLQSRFGWATELTWWAVLLAFGVAAGIGLLSGFYPAKKASALDPIVALRYE is encoded by the coding sequence GTGGGAACCACGCTCGCGATCGCGCTCCAGGCGCTCGGGAAGTATCGCCTTCGCGCGGCGCTGGCGCTCCTGGGAGTGGCCATCGGCGTCAGTGCGGTGGTAACGACGATCGCGCTCGGGCAGGGCGCCCAGGCGGCGATCCGCGATCAGATCCGTGCCGCCGGCTTGAACGTCATCGTGGTGAAGGCGGGGAACTACCGGACGAAGACGGACGACGGTGGGGGAGTCGTCGCGCCTCATGCATCGCTCCTGCCCCGGTGGCTCTCGCTGTTCCCGGTCGCTCTCGCCCATTTCGAGAACGACCCTATGGAGAAGCACGACCATCCCACGGCGGCGGAGCGTCTCGGGGACGCCGAGGCAGGACTCGGAGCCGCGGCGACCCTGACCCGCGAGGACGCGGAGGCGATCGCGGCGATCGAAGGCGTTCAGCACGTAGCCTCGGGGGTTCACGAGAACGCACGGGTTCACTACGGCGATCGACGTTGGTTCACCAGGCTCCACGGGACGGACGTGGACTTGCCGAAGATCCGTAGGGCTCACAATCTGACATCTGGACGGTTCTTCGCCGAGTCCGAGCTTCGGAAGGCCGAGCTCGTGATGGTTCTCGGAAGCGTGGTGCGCGACAAGCTTTTCGGTGAAGGCGTCGATCCGGTTGGCGAGACGATCACGCTCTGGAACCAACCGTTCGAGATCGTGGGAGTGACGTCGAGCTCGAACTGGATGTCGGTCGGCTCTCCCGGTGACGACAACTTCGACGCCGTGTACGTGCCCTTCACCACGATCCATCGACTGCTGAACGTTTCCAACCTCAATACCATCACCGTCACCGCGGAATCATCAGGGGAAGTTTCCCGGATCGCTTCCGAGATCACCGAGCTTCTGAGACTGCGTCACACGATCGAAGACACGATGCCCGATGATTTCACCGTGTCCACTCTCGCGAGCGAAGTGCTGGCCAAGGGGCTCCACCCATCCGTCTCGAGGGTCGTCGTCGGCAACCTGCCGAACCTGGAAAATGCCACGCTGGAGCAGCTCTCGGTGACGCTCGAGCGTTCGAGCCGCACGATGACGGCGCTTCTCGCGGCGATCGCGGCGGTCTCCCTCGTCGTGGGCGGGATTGGGATCACCAACGTCATGCTGCTCTCGGTCACCGAGCGGACCCGGGAGATCGGCCTGAGGCTCTCGGTCGGTGCCCGCGCGAGCCAGATCCGGGAGCAGTTCGCTGCCGAGGCGATTCTGCTCGGCCTCGCCGGCGGTGTGGCGGGGCTGGCGCTCGGCGCCGTGGCCTGCCAGGTGCTGCAGTCGAGGTTCGGCTGGGCGACCGAGCTCACTTGGTGGGCGGTTCTCCTCGCCTTCGGGGTCGCCGCTGGAATCGGATTGTTATCGGGGTTCTACCCCGCCAAGAAGGCTTCGGCGCTCGATCCCATCGTCGCCTTGCGCTACGAATAA
- a CDS encoding sodium:proline symporter, with amino-acid sequence GVGFPMLIRDVAPAGLRGLMLVAFFAAFMSTISTQVNWAASYLVGDFYRRFVRPQADETHLTRASRVATIFVLVIGAGSSWLMRGLAVDEAWKLLAALGAGTGAVFMLRWFWWRINAWSEISAMAASLVYFVIVSRFVQANEHRLAIVAALTIVTWVAATFLTRPENDVTLERFYERIRPGGRGWGPIARRQPELVVDRNLGTSVLTALLATAVIYLTLPGIGFLLFGETTRAILCLGSAAALGFAVYRLTKKLGFERLYS; translated from the coding sequence GGTGTCGGCTTTCCCATGTTGATCCGAGACGTCGCCCCCGCCGGCCTGCGCGGTTTGATGCTCGTGGCGTTCTTCGCGGCGTTCATGTCGACGATCAGCACGCAGGTCAACTGGGCGGCATCGTACCTGGTAGGAGACTTCTACCGGCGATTCGTCAGGCCGCAAGCCGACGAGACCCACCTGACGCGGGCATCGCGCGTGGCGACGATCTTCGTCCTCGTCATCGGCGCTGGCTCCTCGTGGCTCATGCGAGGCCTCGCCGTGGACGAGGCGTGGAAACTTCTCGCCGCGCTTGGCGCGGGAACGGGGGCGGTGTTCATGCTTCGCTGGTTTTGGTGGCGAATCAACGCCTGGTCGGAGATCAGCGCCATGGCCGCCTCGCTCGTCTACTTCGTCATCGTGAGCCGTTTTGTCCAGGCGAACGAGCACCGGCTCGCCATCGTCGCGGCGCTCACCATCGTCACCTGGGTAGCCGCCACGTTTCTCACTCGACCGGAGAACGATGTGACCCTCGAACGCTTTTACGAGCGGATTCGTCCGGGAGGCCGCGGGTGGGGACCTATCGCAAGGCGCCAGCCCGAGCTCGTCGTGGATCGCAACCTCGGGACGTCGGTTCTCACCGCCCTTCTCGCGACGGCCGTCATCTACCTCACCCTTCCGGGAATCGGTTTCTTGCTCTTCGGGGAAACCACTCGAGCGATTCTATGTCTCGGCTCCGCCGCCGCCCTGGGATTCGCCGTCTATCGGTTGACGAAGAAACTTGGATTCGAGCGTCTTTATTCGTAG